A genomic region of Candidatus Polarisedimenticolia bacterium contains the following coding sequences:
- the murD gene encoding UDP-N-acetylmuramoyl-L-alanine--D-glutamate ligase: MHAIKEHPSPPKLGGSRVVVVGAQASGLAMARFLLSRQARVVLTDVRGWEELGPAVAELARDGAKLELGMHSSDTFAAADLVAVSPGVPLSIAPIAEARRRGVRVVGEIELASWFLQGILIGITGTNGKSTTTALTAHLLSGAGLKATACGNIGLPLTDLIPRDAPDHYYVVELSSFQLEAIDTFRPWIAALLNLAPDHLDRYDSPLSYYHAKTRIFKNQGPADNAILNRDDPEVWGMAGTLKSRLHPFSRALEVEDGAFLRDASIVVRSGGREIRSIPLEKVTLFGAHNIENVMTALLIADLCGVPLPRAERGLASFRGLPHRLEKVRQVGGVAYFNDSKATNVAATMKSLESFPRNVVLILGGKDKGGDFTELLPLIRGRVEHLVLMGQARDAIASQIGAAVPTTKVVTMAEAVEAARSVAPAAGVVLLAPACASYDQYTGFEARGEDFRRLVLALEAGG; encoded by the coding sequence ATGCACGCGATCAAGGAGCACCCGTCCCCGCCGAAGCTCGGCGGCAGCAGGGTCGTCGTCGTAGGCGCCCAGGCCAGCGGCCTGGCCATGGCCCGCTTCCTGCTGTCCCGGCAGGCCCGGGTCGTCCTCACGGACGTGCGCGGCTGGGAGGAGCTCGGTCCCGCCGTGGCCGAGCTGGCCAGAGACGGCGCGAAGCTCGAGCTCGGAATGCACTCCTCCGACACCTTCGCGGCCGCCGATCTCGTCGCGGTCAGCCCCGGGGTGCCGCTGTCCATCGCGCCGATCGCCGAGGCGCGCCGCCGAGGCGTGCGCGTGGTCGGGGAGATCGAGCTCGCCTCCTGGTTCCTGCAGGGGATCCTGATCGGCATCACCGGCACGAACGGCAAGAGCACCACGACCGCCCTGACCGCCCATCTCCTCTCCGGCGCCGGGCTCAAGGCGACCGCCTGCGGCAACATCGGCCTGCCTCTGACCGACCTGATCCCGCGCGACGCGCCGGACCACTACTATGTGGTCGAGCTGTCGTCGTTCCAGCTCGAGGCGATCGACACCTTCCGTCCCTGGATCGCCGCGCTCTTGAACCTGGCTCCGGACCACCTGGACCGCTACGACAGCCCTCTGTCGTACTACCACGCCAAGACGCGCATCTTCAAGAACCAGGGGCCGGCCGACAACGCCATCCTGAACCGGGACGATCCCGAGGTGTGGGGGATGGCCGGGACGCTGAAGTCGCGCCTGCATCCCTTCAGCCGCGCCCTCGAGGTCGAGGACGGAGCCTTTCTCAGGGACGCCTCCATCGTCGTGCGCAGCGGCGGGCGCGAGATCCGGTCGATTCCCCTGGAGAAGGTGACGCTGTTCGGCGCGCACAACATCGAGAACGTCATGACGGCCCTCCTCATCGCCGACCTGTGCGGGGTCCCCCTGCCCAGGGCCGAGCGCGGCCTGGCCTCCTTCCGGGGACTGCCGCACCGCCTGGAGAAGGTGCGCCAGGTCGGCGGGGTCGCCTACTTCAACGACTCCAAGGCGACCAACGTCGCCGCCACGATGAAATCGCTCGAGAGCTTCCCGCGGAATGTCGTGCTGATCCTGGGCGGCAAGGACAAGGGGGGGGACTTCACGGAGCTCCTACCCCTCATCCGCGGCCGGGTGGAGCACCTGGTCCTGATGGGCCAGGCGCGCGACGCGATCGCCTCCCAGATCGGCGCCGCCGTCCCGACGACGAAGGTGGTCACGATGGCCGAGGCGGTCGAGGCGGCCCGATCCGTGGCCCCCGCGGCGGGCGTGGTCCTGCTGGCGCCGGCGTGCGCCTCGTACGACCAGTACACGGGGTTCGAGGCGCGCGGCGAGGACTTCCGCCGGCTCGTCCTGGCGCTCGAGGCGGGGGGCTGA
- the mraY gene encoding phospho-N-acetylmuramoyl-pentapeptide-transferase translates to MLYHLLFALYPSIKIMNVVRYITFRAALATLTALLISLLLGPRLINRLREFQIGQQIRPEGPLSHQTKKGTPTMGGLLIITAVVLPSLLWADLTNPFVWMVLVSMLLYGVIGFADDYLKITRKRSLGLTVKQKMIAQWTVALLLGMWLLWLADQGRYTTQFSLPFFKNWTPDLGMWYVPWAMIVIVGAANAVNLTDGLDGLAIGSSLIASGTYAILAYIAGHAKVAGYLDVPNVKGAGELAIIFGALVGASLGFLWFNCNPAQVFMGDVGSMAIGASLGTVAVAIKQEVLLVFVGGLFVIEALSVILQVGSFKMRGKRIFRMAPIHHHFELSGWPEQKVVIRFWIVAIIFSLLSLSTLKLR, encoded by the coding sequence ATGCTCTACCACCTCCTGTTCGCTCTCTATCCGTCGATCAAGATCATGAACGTCGTCCGGTACATCACCTTCCGGGCGGCTCTGGCGACTTTGACCGCGCTTCTCATCAGCCTGCTCCTGGGACCCAGGCTGATCAACCGGTTGCGGGAGTTTCAGATAGGGCAGCAAATCAGACCCGAGGGGCCTCTTTCCCACCAAACCAAGAAAGGCACTCCCACCATGGGAGGGCTCCTCATCATCACCGCCGTGGTTCTTCCGTCGCTCTTGTGGGCGGATCTCACCAACCCCTTCGTGTGGATGGTTCTCGTGTCCATGCTCCTCTACGGGGTCATCGGATTCGCGGATGACTACCTCAAAATCACACGCAAGAGGTCCCTCGGGCTGACCGTGAAGCAGAAGATGATCGCGCAGTGGACGGTGGCTCTCCTGCTCGGAATGTGGCTCCTGTGGCTGGCCGATCAGGGGCGCTACACGACGCAGTTCAGCCTGCCGTTCTTCAAGAACTGGACGCCCGATCTCGGGATGTGGTACGTGCCCTGGGCGATGATCGTGATCGTCGGCGCGGCCAACGCCGTCAACCTGACCGACGGCCTGGACGGCCTGGCGATCGGCTCGTCGCTCATCGCCTCCGGCACGTACGCCATCCTCGCGTACATCGCCGGCCACGCGAAGGTGGCCGGCTATCTCGACGTTCCGAACGTCAAGGGAGCGGGGGAGCTGGCGATCATCTTCGGTGCTTTGGTCGGCGCCTCGCTCGGCTTTCTCTGGTTCAACTGCAACCCGGCCCAGGTGTTCATGGGCGACGTCGGATCGATGGCGATCGGCGCGTCGCTCGGCACCGTGGCCGTGGCGATCAAGCAGGAGGTCCTCCTGGTGTTCGTGGGCGGGCTGTTCGTCATCGAGGCGCTGTCGGTCATCCTGCAGGTGGGATCGTTCAAGATGCGCGGCAAGCGGATTTTCCGGATGGCGCCCATCCACCATCACTTCGAGCTGAGCGGCTGGCCCGAGCAGAAGGTCGTCATCCGTTTCTGGATTGTCGCCATCATTTTCTCGCTTTTGAGCCTGTCGACGCTCAAACTGCGGTGA
- the murF gene encoding UDP-N-acetylmuramoyl-tripeptide--D-alanyl-D-alanine ligase, whose product MSLQAIARAVGGEVALGARPPEGGAGREVDGYSIDSRTVKPGELFFAIVGPRVDGHEYVGQAIAAGAIAVVVQRGGPARFPDAPAIVRVKDTTRALQDLGAHVRRARPLRVAGITGSAGKTTAKEMTAAVLAQRFAVLKSEGNLNNTYGLPLMLLRLRQGQEAAVLEMGMSYKGEIARLVEIADPDVGAILNVLKVHLEHFGTIEKIAAAKGELFAGMRPDAIAVYNADDRLVARLGRAFPGPSIAYGLRTKKAQMRAEAIEVDGLRGSRFVLRHDGGSVPVSLALPGKHNVYNALAAAAIGRAFGLSGDEIRRGLETVRPASMRGVLHRLANGVEVLDDSYNSNPAAMEKALEALAAASPRGRRVLVSGDMLELGSYEGPAHARLGRRVAEAGIDLFVAVGPLHRKAAGAAASSGAAEVRHFEDSEAAAAFVASAMRPGDLVLVKGSRGMKMERVVQALLGAAGGAPAGGPGGVH is encoded by the coding sequence ATGAGTCTTCAGGCCATCGCGCGGGCCGTGGGCGGCGAGGTGGCCCTGGGGGCCCGGCCGCCCGAGGGGGGCGCGGGGCGCGAGGTCGACGGGTACAGCATCGACTCGCGCACCGTGAAGCCGGGGGAGCTGTTCTTCGCGATCGTCGGCCCGCGGGTCGACGGTCACGAGTACGTGGGGCAGGCGATCGCCGCCGGTGCGATCGCGGTTGTGGTGCAGCGGGGCGGCCCGGCGCGGTTCCCGGACGCCCCGGCGATCGTGAGGGTGAAGGACACGACGCGGGCGCTCCAGGATCTCGGGGCGCACGTGAGGCGGGCGCGGCCGCTGCGGGTCGCGGGCATCACCGGCAGCGCCGGCAAGACGACGGCCAAGGAGATGACGGCGGCCGTCCTGGCGCAGCGCTTCGCGGTCTTGAAGTCGGAAGGGAACCTGAACAACACCTACGGGCTGCCGCTGATGCTCTTGCGGCTGCGCCAGGGGCAGGAGGCGGCGGTCCTGGAGATGGGAATGAGCTACAAGGGCGAAATCGCCAGGCTGGTCGAGATCGCCGACCCGGACGTCGGGGCCATCCTGAACGTCCTCAAGGTCCATCTCGAGCATTTCGGGACGATCGAGAAGATCGCCGCGGCCAAGGGGGAGCTGTTCGCCGGGATGCGGCCCGACGCCATCGCCGTCTACAACGCGGACGACCGCCTGGTGGCGCGCCTCGGCCGCGCCTTCCCGGGGCCGTCCATCGCGTACGGCCTCAGGACGAAGAAGGCGCAGATGAGAGCCGAGGCGATCGAGGTGGACGGGCTCCGCGGCTCGCGGTTCGTCCTGCGCCACGACGGCGGGAGCGTGCCGGTGAGCCTGGCCCTGCCGGGGAAGCACAACGTCTACAACGCCCTGGCCGCGGCGGCGATCGGACGCGCCTTCGGCCTGAGCGGCGACGAGATCCGCCGCGGCCTCGAGACCGTCCGCCCGGCCAGCATGCGGGGCGTCCTGCACCGCCTCGCGAACGGAGTCGAGGTCCTGGACGATTCCTACAACAGCAACCCGGCGGCGATGGAGAAGGCCCTCGAGGCGCTGGCGGCCGCGTCGCCTCGCGGGCGGCGCGTCCTGGTCTCGGGCGACATGCTGGAGCTGGGGAGCTACGAAGGGCCGGCGCACGCCCGGCTCGGCAGGCGCGTGGCCGAGGCGGGCATCGACCTCTTCGTCGCCGTCGGGCCGCTGCACCGGAAGGCCGCCGGCGCCGCCGCCTCGTCGGGGGCGGCGGAGGTGCGGCATTTCGAGGACTCGGAGGCGGCCGCGGCCTTCGTCGCCTCCGCCATGCGGCCTGGAGACCTCGTCCTGGTCAAGGGATCGCGCGGCATGAAGATGGAGCGCGTGGTGCAGGCGCTCCTCGGCGCCGCAGGCGGCGCGCCCGCGGGCGGCCCGGGAGGGGTGCACTGA
- a CDS encoding UDP-N-acetylmuramoyl-L-alanyl-D-glutamate--2,6-diaminopimelate ligase — protein MQLWQLLEGLADAKLAGSPSTPIRGLAYDSRSVEPGYLFAALRGQKSDGNEFVDSAMEKGAVAVLSHREPGRPTGEVAWVQVDNERRGLALMARNYYGRPDEQMTLVGVTGTNGKTTVSFLLESILAEAGLKPCILGTVLYRYNRDETKAGRTTPESLDLYRLLDRYATAGARSCAMEVSSHSLVLDRVAGLRFAAAVFTNLTQDHLDFHGTMERYFEAKAALFRGLDPKAVAILNADDPHAGRLRGLTRGRVLTFGQREGADVRLEEIRASASGTEIALAVAPGLPGPGRLRVHAPLLGRPNAFNLAAAAATALALDVPPEAVEQGLLSVRGVPGRFERVDEGQRFTVLVDYAHTDDALRTLLLAVRDLRPRRVIAVFGCGGDRDRGKRPLMGFAAAAGSDVVVVTSDNPRSEDPMAIIQDILPGVRRALGGDAAGQERCLVIPDRKEAIRRALSLAGEGDCVVVAGKGHETYQILGDRTIPFDDREVAREALRSPAGGSARGQAAC, from the coding sequence GTGCAGCTCTGGCAGCTACTCGAAGGCCTGGCGGACGCGAAGCTGGCCGGCAGCCCGTCCACCCCGATCCGGGGCCTCGCGTACGACTCGCGGTCGGTGGAGCCGGGATACCTGTTCGCCGCCCTGCGCGGCCAGAAGAGCGACGGCAACGAGTTCGTCGACTCCGCGATGGAGAAGGGGGCCGTGGCCGTCCTGTCGCACCGCGAGCCCGGCCGTCCCACGGGCGAGGTGGCCTGGGTGCAGGTGGACAACGAGCGCCGTGGCCTGGCGCTCATGGCGCGCAACTACTACGGCCGCCCCGACGAGCAGATGACCCTGGTGGGCGTCACGGGCACCAACGGGAAGACGACGGTCTCGTTCCTGCTCGAGTCGATCCTCGCCGAAGCCGGGCTGAAGCCGTGCATCCTGGGCACGGTCCTGTACCGCTACAACCGCGACGAGACGAAGGCGGGGCGCACGACCCCCGAGTCCCTCGACCTCTATCGGCTCCTCGACCGCTACGCCACCGCCGGGGCGCGCTCCTGCGCCATGGAGGTGTCGTCCCACTCGCTGGTCCTCGACCGTGTCGCCGGCCTCCGCTTCGCCGCCGCGGTGTTCACCAACCTGACGCAGGACCATCTCGACTTTCACGGCACGATGGAGCGGTACTTCGAGGCCAAGGCGGCCCTGTTCCGCGGGCTCGACCCCAAGGCGGTCGCGATCCTCAACGCCGACGACCCTCACGCCGGGCGCCTCCGCGGGCTCACGCGGGGTCGCGTGCTCACGTTTGGACAGCGCGAGGGGGCGGACGTGCGCCTCGAGGAGATCCGCGCCTCCGCTTCCGGCACCGAGATCGCCCTGGCCGTCGCGCCGGGCCTCCCCGGCCCGGGACGGCTCCGCGTGCACGCGCCGCTTCTCGGCCGGCCGAACGCCTTCAACCTGGCGGCGGCGGCCGCGACCGCCCTGGCCCTGGACGTGCCGCCCGAGGCGGTCGAGCAGGGCCTCCTGTCCGTGCGCGGCGTGCCGGGCCGTTTCGAGCGCGTCGACGAGGGGCAGCGGTTCACCGTGCTGGTGGACTACGCCCACACCGACGACGCCCTGCGCACTCTCCTCCTGGCGGTGCGCGACCTGCGCCCCCGGCGGGTGATCGCCGTGTTCGGCTGCGGGGGCGACCGCGATCGGGGCAAGCGCCCGCTGATGGGGTTCGCCGCGGCGGCCGGAAGCGACGTCGTGGTGGTCACCTCCGACAACCCGCGGAGCGAGGACCCGATGGCGATCATCCAGGACATCCTGCCGGGCGTGCGGCGGGCGCTCGGCGGGGACGCGGCCGGCCAGGAGCGCTGCCTGGTGATCCCGGATCGCAAGGAGGCGATCCGCCGCGCCCTGTCGCTCGCCGGGGAGGGGGACTGCGTCGTGGTCGCCGGCAAGGGGCACGAGACGTACCAGATCCTGGGCGACCGGACCATCCCGTTCGACGACCGCGAGGTGGCGCGCGAGGCCCTGCGCTCGCCGGCCGGCGGATCGGCGCGCGGCCAGGCGGCCTGCTGA